The DNA sequence TGAGGCACTCCTGATGCAGTCCTGATCTCAGTCCCGGTCCCAGCCGTGATCCCAGTCCTGAGGCACTCCTGATGCAGTCCTGATCGCTGCTGGTCACTCCGGTCGCGCGGCCCCTCGAACACGCCCTGACGCCCCCGCCGCCGGCGCCCGTCATCCGCTGGGCGGACCTCCGCGTCCGGCTATCGCGCTTGACGGCTCCACCGGATACCCCCGATTCTCGTCTCCGCAACACCATGATTCACCTGTTCCGCTCCAACCCCCCACATCACAACGGAGCCCAACTGTGAAGCGAATAACGTCATTCCGCCGTGGCACGCTCGCGGCCGGAACCGGTGCCGCGCTCGCCGTGGCCCTGCTGACCGGCGCCGCGAGCGCCGGCGCCACCGTCACCCCCCACGCCGCGGCCCCCGACGTGGACGTCGCGGCCGTCAAGGCCGACCTGAGTGAACTTCAGTCCATCGCGGACGACAACGGCGGCAACCGTGCCCATGGCGAGGCCGGCTACCAGAAGTCCGTGGACTTCCTCAAGGGCAAGCTGGACGAGGCCGGATTCACCACCTCCGTCCAGGAGTTCACCTCCGGCGGCGAGACGGGCTACAACCTCATCGCCGACTGGCCGGGCGGCGACGACGGCAAGGTGGTGATGGCCGGCGCCCATCTGGACTCGGTCCAGGCCGGCCCCGGTATCAACGACAACGGCTCCGGTTCGGCCGCGATCCTCGAGGTCGCGCTCGCCGTGGCCAAGGCCGACCTCCAGCCCGCCAAGCACCTGCGGTTCGCGTGGTGGGGCGACGAGGAGGACGGCATGGTCGGCTCGACGCACTACGTCGACAACCTGGCCTCCGACGAGACGTCGAAGATCGACAGCTACCTCAACTTCGACATGCTCGGCTCCCCCAACCCGGGCTACTTCGTCTATGACGACGACCCCGAGCTGGAGAAGGTCTTCACGGACTGGTACGCGGCGAAGGACATCACGACCGAGCCGGAGACCGAGGGCGACGGCCGCTCGGACCACGCCCCCTTCAAGGACGCCGGGGTGCGGGTCGGCGGTCTGTTCAGCGGCGCCGAGGCCACCAAGAGCCAGGCGCAGGCCGATCAGTGGGGCGGTACGGCGGGCGAGGCGTTCGACCCGTGCTACCACTCCGCATGCGACAAGACGTCGAACATCGACGACAAGGCGCTGGACCTGAACACCGACGCCATCGCCAACGCGATCTGGGAGCTCAGCTCCTAGTACCCGTCCGCCACTTCCCGTCCGTCACTTCTCGCGGCCCGGACGCCGATCCCCGGCGTCCGGGCCGCTGTGTTCCGCCGCGATGCCGAAGCGCCGCCGTTCGCCCGGAGCGGACGACGAGGTGCGCATCGACGACACGGTACTGATCACCTGCTCCTCCGCGCCCGTTTCGATCTCCTCCAGTCGCCGCAGGTCAGCCGCGGATACCAGGGCGACCAGCGGCTTCCCGTGGCGTGTGACGACCACCCGCTCGCCGCCGTACACCACGCGGTTGATCAGCTCCGCGAGCTCCGCACGGGCTTGCGTCACCGGAATTTCGTAAGCCATGCTCCCATCATATCGGGATGTACGTCCTGTACATTTTAACGGAGCCCACGACGCCGAGAG is a window from the Streptomyces luomodiensis genome containing:
- a CDS encoding M28 family metallopeptidase; translation: MKRITSFRRGTLAAGTGAALAVALLTGAASAGATVTPHAAAPDVDVAAVKADLSELQSIADDNGGNRAHGEAGYQKSVDFLKGKLDEAGFTTSVQEFTSGGETGYNLIADWPGGDDGKVVMAGAHLDSVQAGPGINDNGSGSAAILEVALAVAKADLQPAKHLRFAWWGDEEDGMVGSTHYVDNLASDETSKIDSYLNFDMLGSPNPGYFVYDDDPELEKVFTDWYAAKDITTEPETEGDGRSDHAPFKDAGVRVGGLFSGAEATKSQAQADQWGGTAGEAFDPCYHSACDKTSNIDDKALDLNTDAIANAIWELSS
- a CDS encoding type II toxin-antitoxin system Phd/YefM family antitoxin; the encoded protein is MAYEIPVTQARAELAELINRVVYGGERVVVTRHGKPLVALVSAADLRRLEEIETGAEEQVISTVSSMRTSSSAPGERRRFGIAAEHSGPDAGDRRPGREK